In the genome of Peromyscus eremicus chromosome 1, PerEre_H2_v1, whole genome shotgun sequence, the window CCCCAAGCTGTTGGCTCCCTTCTAGCCCAGGAAAAGTAACACCTGACGCTTAGCTGGCTGGAGGCGGAGCAGGGGTGGAGCCAGGGAGACCCAGGTGGCCTCTCTGAACAAGAGCACTGAGTGGCCCGGAGCAGCATGAGGCAGAGCTGGGGATCAGGGCTGCTTATTGTGGGAGCTGTGGTCCTGATAGAGGGTAAGTCACTCAAGCAGACTGCAATTTGGTATGCAAGGGATGCTGAGGGGCTAGTCTCCCTGTGGATGTCCTTggctaggggtgtgtgtgtgtgtgtgtgtgtgtgtgtgtgtgtgtgtgtgtgtgtgagagagagagagagagagagagagagagagagagagagagagagagagtgttgtgggggtgaggggaggtaaCTAACACACAGCCTTCTGTCACATGGTAGATACCGCCACTGTTCCTATCTTGGCAAGGAGACAGAAAAGCTAAGTAATGTGCTTGAGACCACAGTCTAGTGTCCGGCTTAGGGAGGGAAGGATCTGAGATGACTCTATCTGTATGGAGTAACCTCGCTGATGTGTGTATTTTGCCTCAGGCATGCTCTGGCCCCACAGGCTTGGAGCTGTCCACGCTAACTCTGCTTCAGATGTGCAGCAGACCCATTTGTGTGAGCGTACGATGGGTTCCAGGCAGGGCAGGGACCCTCCGGAAAGGTCAGCTTCCAGAAAGTTTGATTcattagctcagtggtggagtgagTCTCACTTGGGGCCTCCCCCACTTTGGACATGACACAGGGCCTCTAATCTACACTTAGGCTTCCCCAGCTGAAGGGACAATTAAGCTAATGCTCTTCACATACACAGGCCACCTCCCTGACTCAGTGGTAGGGGCAGGAGTCAGGGGTTCAGAAGCCTGGAGGAGGGTTGGCCTACTCCCAAAGTAAATCTCAGGCCTTGCTTCTTGGGCTCAGGAGTGCTGAGCACAGCTGAGAATTAATGGCTGTGTACTCTGAATGGGCTCCAATAAAAGCTGCTTTTCAGCctcatataaatattttcattctggGAGAGGCTGGTAAGGCAGCCAGTCATAGGTAAGGACCCAGGGCCCGTCCTTCAACTCATCCACTCCCCCCACCAAACCTGGGCCGGCAGTTAAGGCACCTCCACATCTTGTGTCTTTTCCTTCCTAGGTCTTCAAGCAGCTCAGCGTGGTAAGTGGTGGTGGGGACATGGGACCAGGGCTGTGCTCATGGATGATGGAGGAATGGCACCCTGTGGTCCTGAGGTCAGGACAGTGTCAGCATGACTCATCCTTCTCTACAGCATGCGGGCAGCGCGGCCCTGGCCCTCCAGAGCCTCAGGAAGGCAGCACATTACCTGGTGAGTGGCCCTGGCAGGCCAGTGTGAGGCGACGAGGGGCACACATCTGCAGTGGCTCCTTGGTGGCAGATACCTGGGTCCTCACAGCTGCTCACTGCTTTGAAAAGTGAGTCATGCTTCGGTTCAGTCTCGGTTTGAGGGTGGATTTGTCCCTGTACCTTGCAAGACTGTTTTTTGCCTCTAGAATAATAAATACCATTTATGGAGAATGCTGTGTAGCAACATGTTAGCAGCTTAACCTTATCTTCCATGGTGGATGCTTTACAAAGAGTAAATGAGAACTGAGAGGGAAGGAACTGTGCTGAAACCATGTGCTCTATCTGCTCatcttccccctgcctctgctcttctctaaGTTGTCGTTTCCAATGGCACTCAGCtgggccttgcccttctcctttCAGGGTGGCCACAACAGAACTGAGCTCCTGGTccgtggtcctgggttctctgaaGCAGGAGGGGCTGAGCCCGGGGGCTGAGGAAGTGGGAGTCACTGGCCTGCAGTTGCCCAAGGCCTATAACCACTATAGCCAGGGATCGGACCTGGCCCTGCTCCAGCTCAGCCATCCCACAGCCCATACAACCCTCTGCTTGCCCCGGTccacccatcatttcccctttggAGCCTCTTGCTGGGCCACAGGCTGGGACCAGAACACCAGTGACGGTAAGTCCTGTCCTAGACAGAAGCCTAGAGAGGCACTCTGCTTGCCCAGGCCCAACTGTGCCAGCCCCCACGTCCCACTGCTTCCTAGAGTTAGACTCAGCTTTCTCTTTTTTGGCAGTTTCCAGGACCCTACGGAATCTGCGTCTTCGTCTCATCAGCCGCCCCACTTGTAACTGTCTCTACAATCGGTTACACCAGCGGCTGCTGGCCAGCCCAGCGAGACCTGGGATGCTGTGTGGGGGTGCACAGCCTGGGGTACAGGGACCCTGCCAGGTCTGATGAGCACAGGGAAAAGGGAGGGCCTAGTCTTGGGCTAAGGGTCTACAGAGAAGGGTAATGGGGTACAGCCAGAAGGCATCTGGTTAGTAGTGTTGGGGCTCAGATGACTCCTTTGCCTGGCTCCAGGGAGATTCTGGGGGACCTGTGATGTGCCGCGAGCCTGATGGACACTGGGTCCAGGTTGGAATCATTAGCTTCACATCAAAATGTGCCCAAGAGGACACTCCTGTGCTGCTGACTGACACGGCTATGCACAGTTCATGGCTGGAGGCCCACGTTCATGGGGCAGCTTTCCTGGTACAGGACCCAGGAACTGTGGAAACCAGTGACGAGAACAGCTGTGTCGGTAGGTCTGAGCACGGGTACTGGGAGTGGGGTGTATGGGGACACCCAGGCCACATGAAGGCTTCCTGGCAGTGGGGTAGAAAGCCACAAGGGAGCAAACGTCAGCTCAGACACTTGAGTCTAGACACTGCCAACGGAGAACTAGGTTTGTTAAGGCCCCTTTTAGCTCCAGGGATAGGACCAGCCCCGCTGGGGCCAGGAAGCTTGACAGACTTGGGTATATGAGTGTCTGTGAAATCTGGCTGGTTTCCGGGAGAAAGCTGCAAGTTCCCAGGCAGAAACCCAGGGAGGTGAGACAGGGCAGTGACTGCAATGCAAATCACATGCAAAGTCATTCCGGGGAGGAAGCTGGGTTCTGATGTTCACAACAGCACTAGCAAGCCAGGCTTCGGGAAATCCAGGTGGGTGGCAGAGTGAGGCAGAGCTTCCAGGTAAGGCTGGCATGTGTGCCGTCAGACATCAGAATTAAAAGCAGGCACACTGGCTCTGAGTCCCAAGTGGGCTACTTGGTGTTGGTTACAGAGCTAGGTCAATCTTTATGTTAGCTTGGTTACCTTTGGTACTGCGAAGATCTGCTGACATAAGGAGCACTCAGCACAGGCCCTAGCACTGAGTGACCACTTAACAAACTGGGTGATGTAATTCACCTATTTCAGCATGCGGCTCCTTGAGGAGCGGAGGCCCCCAGGCGGGAGCCCTCTCTCAGTGGCCCTGGGATGCCAGGCTGAAGCACCATGGGAAGCTGGCTTGTGGTGGAGCCCTGGTGTCAGAGACGGTGGTGCTGACTGCTGCTCACTGCTTTATCGGGTGAGCCTTGGTCTCCCTCCTTTGTGCCCCTTGTCCCAGCTCCGTCAATGCTGTCAACTCTGCCTCTCAACAGGCGCCAAACCCTAGAGGAGTGGAGTGTAGGTCTGGGGGCTGGACCAGAGGAACGGGGCCTGAAGCAACTCATTCTGCATGGGGCCTACACCCACCCAGAGGGTGGCTATGACGTGGCCCTCCTGCTGCTGGCTCAGCCTGTGACGTTGGGCCCTGGCCTGAGGCCCCTTTGCTTGCCCTATGCTGACCACCGCCTGCCTGATGGTGAACACGGCTGGGTTCTCGGGCTGACTCAAGGAGCAGGTACATAGTCCTGGGGACCCTGGCAGATGTCCACTGGACTTGCAGGCAACCGAGGCATCTAGCCT includes:
- the Prss53 gene encoding serine protease 53, whose protein sequence is MRQSWGSGLLIVGAVVLIEGLQAAQRACGQRGPGPPEPQEGSTLPGEWPWQASVRRRGAHICSGSLVADTWVLTAAHCFEKVATTELSSWSVVLGSLKQEGLSPGAEEVGVTGLQLPKAYNHYSQGSDLALLQLSHPTAHTTLCLPRSTHHFPFGASCWATGWDQNTSDVSRTLRNLRLRLISRPTCNCLYNRLHQRLLASPARPGMLCGGAQPGVQGPCQGDSGGPVMCREPDGHWVQVGIISFTSKCAQEDTPVLLTDTAMHSSWLEAHVHGAAFLVQDPGTVETSDENSCVACGSLRSGGPQAGALSQWPWDARLKHHGKLACGGALVSETVVLTAAHCFIGRQTLEEWSVGLGAGPEERGLKQLILHGAYTHPEGGYDVALLLLAQPVTLGPGLRPLCLPYADHRLPDGEHGWVLGLTQGAGNSYPQTVPVTVLGPTACSQQHPGPGSTGMPILPGMVCTTAVGELPQCEGLSGAPLVHEVRGTWFLAGLHSFGDTCQGPSRPAVFAALSAYEDWVSHLDWQVYFAEEPEPEAEPGSCLVNSSMCRSSLFLLSPGSHLGKHWCDSSLAAWGVG